Proteins encoded in a region of the Zea mays cultivar B73 chromosome 4, Zm-B73-REFERENCE-NAM-5.0, whole genome shotgun sequence genome:
- the LOC100272742 gene encoding F-box protein PP2-B1-like: MAESAIYRLPEECVAYAISLTTPGDACHSSAVSPAFRAAADSDAVWARFLPPDHADILARADDPGAVTAGCASKKELFSRLCDSPVLLDGATMSFGLERRSGAKCFMLSARALSRKNDPSRWTWAASPPGSRFPEVVKLQDVCWLEISGKLSLSLLSPGTTYAAHLVFAIADDSYGLECHVGMPALKATVTVTVSGKTTMAEHDICLHHMQGEAEAAAHRRTQQYVRLRRGYGGGGKATVLTTTREADPDIRCPRRRGDGWAEVEVGEFAVAGDEGDAADVEVTVQEDSLRWKRGLVVLGVDIRPKQHTPTPC; the protein is encoded by the exons ATGGCGGAATCGGCGATCTACCGGCTGCCGGAGGAGTGCGTGGCATACGCCATCTCGCTGACGACGCCCGGCGACGCGTGCCACTCGTCCGCGGTGTCGCCGGCCTTCAGGGCCGCCGCGGACTCCGACGCCGTCTGGGCGCGGTTCCTGCCGCCGGACCACGCCGACATCCTGGCGCGCGCCGACGACCCGGGCGCCGTCACCGCCGGCTGCGCGTCCAAGAAGGAGCTCTTCTCGCGCCTCTGCGACAGCCCCGTCCTCCTCGACGGCGCCACCATG AGCTTTGGGCTGGAGAGGCGGAGCGGCGCCAAGTGCTTCATGTTGTCGGCGAGGGCGCTCAGCAGGAAAAACGACCCTTCGCGCTGGACGTGGGCCGCTAGCCCGCCAGGATCCAG GTTCCCGGAGGTGGTGAAGCTGCAGGACGTGTGCTGGCTGGAGATCAGCGGGAAGCTCAGTCTGTCGCTGCTGTCTCCGGGGACGACCTACGCGGCGCACCTCGTCTTCGCCATAGCCGACGACTCGTACGGCCTCGAGTGCCACGTCGGGATGCCGGCGCTTAAGGCCACGGTCACCGTCACCGTCTCCGGCAAGACAACGATGGCGGAGCACGACATCTGCCTGCACCACATgcagggcgaggcggaggccgcggCGCACCGGCGGACGCAGCAGTACGTGCGCCTCCGCAGGGGCTACGGCGGCGGAGGGAAGGCGACGGTGCTGACGACGACGAGGGAGGCCGACCCCGACATCAGGTGCCCCCGGCGGAGGGGCGACGGGTGGGCCGAGGTCGAGGTGGGCGAGTTCGCCGTGGCGGGCGACGAGGGCGACGCCGCGGACGTGGAGGTGACGGTGCAGGAGGATAGCCTGCGCTGGAAGAGGGGCCTCGTGGTGCTGGGCGTCGACATCCGGCCCAAGCAGCACACGCCAACGCCATGCTAG
- the LOC103654125 gene encoding cinnamoyl-CoA reductase 1, translating to MSSNCGEDEKELVCVTGAGGFIGSWVVNELLQRGYRVRGTARDPADSKNAHLLALEGAKERLTLCRADVLDRASLRAAFAGCHGVFHVASPVSNDPELVPVAVEGTRNVINAAADEGARRVVFTSSYGAVHMDPSRSPDAVLDETCWSDYDFCKRTDNLYCCAKMMAEVTAAAEADARGLQLAVVLPCMTTGPMLQQTLNFSTNHVARYLMGTKRSIPNAVAAYVDVRDVARAHVLAYERPGARGRYLCIGTVLHRADLVDMLRDLFPQYPVTAKCEEDGKPMAKPFKFSNQRLRDLGLEFTPLRKSLYETVLCLQQKGHLPVIQPQQRAYL from the exons ATGTCGTCCAACTGCGGCGAGGATGAGAAGGAGCTGGTGTGCGTGACCGGCGCCGGCGGCTTCATCGGCTCGTGGGTGGTGAATGAGCTGCTCCAGCGGGGTTACCGCGTCAGGGGAACCGCGAGGGACCCTG CGGACAGCAAGAACGCGCACCTGCTGGCTCTGGAGGGAGCCAAGGAGCGCCTCACCCTGTGCCGCGCCGACGTCCTCGACCGCGCCTCCCTGCGCGCCGCCTTCGCCGGCTGCCACGGCGTCTTCCACGTCGCCTCCCCGGTGTCCAACGACCCG GAGCTTGTCCCGGTGGCGGTGGAGGGCACCAGGAACGTCATCAACGCCGCGGCGGACGAGGGCGCGCGCCGTGTCGTCTTCACCTCCTCCTATGGCGCCGTGCACATGGACCCCAGCCGGAGCCCCGACGCCGTCCTCGACGAGACCTGCTGGAGCGACTACGACTTCTGCAAGCGAACCGAC AACCTGTACTGCTGCGCCAAGATGATGGCGGAGGtgacggcggcggcggaggcggacGCGCGGGGCCTGCAGCTGGCCGTGGTGCTGCCCTGCATGACCACGGGCCCCATGCTGCAGCAGACGCTCAACTTCAGCACCAACCACGTCGCGCGCTACCTCATGGGCACCAAGCGCTCCATCCCCAACGCCGTCGCCGCCTACGTCGACGTCCGCGACGTCGCGCGCGCGCACGTGCTCGCCTACGAGCGCCCCGGAGCCAGGGGCCGGTACCTCTGCATCGGCACCGTGCTGCACCGCGCCGACCTCGTCGACATGCTCAGAGACCTCTTTCCGCAGTACCCCGTCACGGCCAA GTGCGAGGAGGACGGCAAGCCAATGGCGAAGCCGTTCAAGTTCTCCAACCAGAGGCTCAGGGACCTGGGGCTGGAGTTCACTCCGCTGAGGAAGAGCCTGTACGAGACCGTGCTGTGCCTGCAGCAGAAGGGCCACCTGCCTGTCATCCAACCGCAGCAGCGCGCGTACCTGTGA
- the LOC100191720 gene encoding 5-pentadecatrienyl resorcinol O-methyltransferase-like — translation MALLGEYSSQELLQGQLQLWHQSLGFFKSLALAVAMDLRIADAIHRLGGAATLPQILAEAGIKIDPCNNKLRDLRRVMRALTVSGIFTVVQRPASSSDGGGRRGAEAEGPVYKLTAASRLLVVGEKESSTTATTRQLPPPPSLTVYVQLLLETCRGSAFSRAVREWFQFQQPPQDDGQHQQPAGRLSSPFALACGGQTIWERAERDAHAFPFDDAMASDTAFLMPIVLRECGDEVFGRGLTSLVDVAGGLGGAAATIAAAFPDLSCTVLDLPHVVAKAAAGTTDSNVQYVAGDMFQCIPPADAVLLKWILHDWSDDECVRILKNCKQAIPPRAAGGKVIIIDMVVAGPGSGSADDEPSESDLRHVETQILFDLLMMCVNGVERDEQEWKKIFSEAGFQDYRIMPLLGVRSIIELYPN, via the exons ATGGCGTTGCTCGGCGAGTACAGCAGTCAGGAGCTCCTCCAGGGTCAGCTCCAGCTCTGGCACCAGTCCCTGGGCTTCTTCAAGTCCCTCGCGCTCGCGGTCGCCATGGACCTCCGCATCGCCGACGCCATCCACCGCCTCGGTGGCGCCGCCACCCTTCCCCAGATACTCGCGGAGGCCGGGATCAAGATCGACCCGTGCAACAACAAGCTCCGCGACCTGCGCCGCGTCATGCGCGCGCTCACCGTGTCGGGCATCTTCACCGTCGTCCAGCGACCAGCGTCGTCGTCAGATGGAGGCGGCAGGCGTGGCGCAGAAGCGGAAGGTCCGGTCTACAAGCTGACGGCGGCCTCCCGCCTCCTCGTCGTCGGAGAGAAGGAGAgctcgacgacggcgacgacgaggcAGCTGCCTCCTCCTCCTTCTCTGACCGTTTATGTGCAGCTCTTACTCGAAACCTGCCGAGGATCCGCGTTCAGCAGGGCCGTGCGCGAGTGGTTCCAGTTCCAGCAGCCGCCGCAGGATGATGGGCAGCACCAGCAGCCGGCTGGCCGCCTGTCGTCCCCGTTCGCCCTGGCGTGCGGCGGGCAGACGATCTGGGAGCGAGCCGAGCGCGACGCCCACGCGTTCCCGTTCGACGACGCCATGGCCTCGGACACCGCCTTCCTCATGCCGATCGTGCTGAGGGAGTGCGGCGACGAGGTGTTCGGCCGTGGCCTGACCTCCCTCGTCGACGTCGCCGGCGGCCTCGGCGGGGCTGCCGCCACCATCGCGGCGGCCTTCCCGGACCTCAGCTGCACCGTCCTGGACCTCCCGCATGTCGTCGCAAAGGCAGCTGCCGGCACCACCGACAGCAACGTCCAGTACGTTGCCGGTGACATGTTTCAATGCATCCCACCGGCGGACGCGGTGTTGCTCAAG TGGATTCTTCACGACTGGAGCGACGACGAGTGTGTGAGGATACTGAAGAACTGCAAGCAAGCCATACCCCCACGAGCGGCGGGAGGGAAGGTGATAATCATAGACATGGTGGTGGCCGGACCAGGATCAGGATCCGCGGACGATGAGCCGTCGGAGTCGGACTTGAGGCACGTAGAGACGCAGATCTTGTTTGACCTCTTGATGATGTGCGTCAACGGAGTGGAGCGAGACGAGCAGGAGTGGAAGAAGATCTTCTCCGAGGCTGGGTTTCAGGACTACAGGATTATGCCGCTTCTGGGCGTTCGATCCATCATCGAGCTCTATCCTAATTAA